In a single window of the Prevotella melaninogenica genome:
- a CDS encoding transporter codes for MIAYLKSGLRRTLCLSLLTFISVHSMAQDTEDYSPDAPGATTGVGIMKPGKIDWETGIVLEWDRRNGEHARTFTINTSMFRLGLTPQAEVRLQIDECITRTPEGNFGGIANAAIGTKIKVYEGGKVLPKVSFMGTILIPGGSNAHYLPKHVGIQAHLLFENELSSKFTLGYDLGGEWDGDTENPDLFFGANLTYQPTDKWSFYVESYNRYNSKRQDDWAKPGHASHFNFMSEVGVDYKVSPRLHLNTYYDISFNEFSRYSNIGLGIAWLLN; via the coding sequence ATGATTGCCTATCTTAAAAGTGGTTTAAGGAGAACTTTATGCCTATCTCTCCTTACCTTCATCTCTGTACATTCAATGGCACAAGACACTGAAGATTATTCGCCAGATGCGCCTGGTGCCACGACTGGTGTCGGTATCATGAAACCAGGAAAGATTGATTGGGAAACTGGTATCGTACTTGAATGGGACAGAAGAAACGGTGAACACGCACGTACTTTCACTATCAACACATCTATGTTTCGTCTTGGATTAACCCCACAAGCGGAGGTAAGATTACAGATAGACGAATGTATAACTCGTACGCCTGAAGGGAATTTTGGAGGCATTGCTAATGCCGCTATTGGTACGAAAATCAAGGTTTATGAGGGCGGAAAGGTGCTTCCAAAGGTTTCCTTTATGGGTACAATACTCATTCCTGGTGGTAGTAATGCACACTACCTTCCCAAACATGTAGGTATTCAAGCTCACCTCTTATTCGAAAACGAATTGAGTAGTAAGTTTACATTGGGTTATGACTTGGGAGGTGAATGGGATGGAGATACAGAGAATCCTGACCTTTTCTTCGGTGCTAACCTCACTTATCAGCCTACTGACAAGTGGAGTTTCTACGTAGAAAGCTATAATCGTTACAACTCAAAGAGACAGGATGACTGGGCTAAACCAGGACATGCCAGCCACTTCAACTTTATGAGTGAAGTCGGAGTGGATTATAAGGTTTCACCACGACTGCACCTAAACACTTACTACGACATTTCTTTCAACGAATTCTCACGATATAGTAACATTGGTTTGGGCATTGCGTGGCTACTGAACTAA